DNA from Gephyromycinifex aptenodytis:
CAGTTGGGCCGCCACCCTGGATAAGGCGCGGCCACGAATCATCGGGCTGCTGTTCGGCTCGCTAGGGGTGTGGCTGCTGCTTGTGATCGTCCCGCAGCCGCTGCTGACACCGATCTCGGCCGCCGCTCTGCTGCTGGGCCTGGGTTTCGTCACCTCCCGACCTGCCCTGGGCTATGCCTTCATGGTGCTCGTCAGCGTCGGCCTCAACTCTGCCACCCGCCATCTGGACCCCTACCCCCTGCTGGGCGAATACGCCGTTCTGATCGCACTGTCCGTGCTGGTGGGGGTAGTCGGTGGGTTCACCGTCATCCCATCGTTGCGCACGGCTCCGCTGGCCCAGCGAGTCGAAGAGGCGCGCGGCGCCGCTGTGCAGCTCCTGCACGCCCTGGCCGCGGGCCAGGTGCGAGGCAAAGCTCACATCTTGGGCCTGCAACGAGAGGCGTTGCATGCCCAGCTCGGGCTCGTCCCGGATCACGAATCCCTCACCGACGAACAGGCGGCCGACCTGGAGACGCTGCGGGTGGCGCTACGGGATCTGGGAGCCCTGGCCACCAGCGCCCACCTGAGTTCGCCGGTACTCACCCGCGCCGCGACCTGTTTAACCCGGGCCTCGGACGTCGCTGCACCAGCGTCAGCTCTGGAAGGCAAGGACGCCGAATCGCTGGACGCCCTGACATTGGTGAGTCTGGCCGAGGAGGCCCATGCCGCCCACGGACGACTACTGGCCGAACTCGGCTGAGATCGCCGCCGGCGCCGAACAAGCGGCCGCGCCCGCGCTTGCTCCGCCTCTTGGCATGCTGCATGCCCGGGTTGGCTTCCTTACCTGCAGGTGGGTCGTTTCGTGCCAGTCGGTGGTCCGCCGCGCCGACGGAACATGACCTGTGGTTTTCCTCCCTAGAATCATGGGCATGGATGCCCCCCTACCCATGCGTTTCCACTCCCGTAAGTGGGTCAAACCCGAGGACCTCAACGCCAACGGCACCTTGTTCGGGGGCAGCCTGCTGAGGTGGATCGATGAGGAGGCTGCGATCTACGCCATCCTGCAGCTGGGCAACGAACGGTGCGTCACCAAATACATGTCGGAGATCAACTTCGTCTCTTCGGCCTGGCAGGGCGATCTCATCGAGCTCGGACTGGCACCCACCCGTTTCGGACGGACATCGCTGACGCTGGAGTGCCGAGTGCGCAACATGGTCACCCGCAGCACGATCATCGAGATCGAGGAGATCGTCATGGTCGGTCTGGATGCCGAAGGTGCTCCGATGCCGCACGGCTACACCACGGTGACCTTCGAACGCGACCGTCTCCCGCAGCGTCACGCTCCTATCCCCCGGCCGCCGGTGAGCGTCCGCGACCTGCCGAGTCGCCCGCTGAATGACCTCGGCTGAGCCTGCCTGCGCTGCTGCGACCTCGAGCCACCCATCGGCGGGCGCCATGCCGGCGCCTCGTCACCGCCCCCACCTAAGGTGAAACTTGATGCCTGCAGACCAGCACCATCACTACTTCGACGCTGAGCCCGTCGGCCCGGAAGATCG
Protein-coding regions in this window:
- a CDS encoding acyl-CoA thioesterase codes for the protein MDAPLPMRFHSRKWVKPEDLNANGTLFGGSLLRWIDEEAAIYAILQLGNERCVTKYMSEINFVSSAWQGDLIELGLAPTRFGRTSLTLECRVRNMVTRSTIIEIEEIVMVGLDAEGAPMPHGYTTVTFERDRLPQRHAPIPRPPVSVRDLPSRPLNDLG